DNA from Luteolibacter flavescens:
GGTGGAGTCGATGACTTCGGATTGGAAATTGCTTTCGTTGAATTGCTGAGCCATGCGCGGAAGGTGGATAGGGTCCTGAAAAAGTCAAGGACCGCACCACCCCGGGGGCAGTGCGGTCCTTGCGTAAACGGTCTCTGGAAAAACCTCAGAGCGGCAGGTTGCCGGCGGTCATGGCGATGGCCAGGACGGCTGCTCCGAGGAGGAAGGTGATGATGGGATAGATCATGATCGGAAGTTCGGTGATCGGAAGTTCGGAAGAGGATTATTCGAACAACTGGCCGATGCCTTCGGTGCTCCAGATGTTGAAGGTCATGAACTGGATGACGAGCACGGCAGCGGCGGCGAGGAAGCCGACGATGGACAGGATGCCTGCGACGGCTTCACCCTTCTCGGACTCGTCTTCCTCGGTCCGGATGGTCGGCGAGGTGGAGAAGGTCGGGGTGGCGGTGCCGAGCGGCTGGGTCGGCGGCTGGAGCTGCACGGTGGCCTTTGGCAGGGACACGGTGGCACCTGCGGCGGCCGGACCGGCGCCGAGCGGGACGGTGCGTGCCGGTGCGCCGGGAGCCGTGGGGGCACCCGGGGTATTCAGGCGGATCGTAGGGGCCGGAGCCGGGGCGGTAGGAGCACCGGCGGGGCGGAGAGCGATGGTCGGGGCCGGGGCCGGAGCCTTCGGCGCGCCCACGGTAGGTGCCGGGGCGGTAGGAGCGAGGGACGGGGCCGGAGGAGCACCCACGCCGGTCGGCATCGGGGGCTTCGTGGCGGCCAGCACCGGGGCTCCCGGGGCGGCTGGCGGCGCGTCGGACGCCTTCAGGGTCACCCGCACGGTTTCCTTTTTCAGCGGGATGGAGGAAGTCTGCTTCGAGGCCGGGATCGAGGACGTCCCGCGTGGTGCTGGGATCGAAGAAGTGGCCTTCGGCGGTGGGATTTCGTTTTCGCTCATGCGGGGCGTTTTTTTGAATTAATTGCTAGGTTGCAGGAAACAACCAGCCGCCCGCGGACGTGTCAAACCTCCATCTCGCGGAAGGAAGGGTAATTTCCGGCGATTTCCAGCGACTTTATTGCCATCACGGGAATGCAGGGCCGCGTGCGCCCGCAGGAAATCCATTCTCCCGCCGCGAAAGCCCTCCCGCGCGGTGCCAGATCGTGTCTCTCTTGGCACTTGGCACTTCGCCCTTGCCACTTCTTCCTAGCGGCATGTCCTCGCGCGTCACCGACCTCCACGTCGCCCGCAATGTCCCGCTGCCGTCCCCTGCCCGCCTGCAGGCGGAGATCCCGCGCGGCGACTCCCGGGCGAACTTCGTGGCGCAATCCCGCGTCACCCTGCGCACCCTGCTTTCCGGGAATGACCCGCGCTTCCTGGTGATCGTCGGCCCGTGCTCGATCCACGACACGGAGGCCGGGCTGGAATACGCCCACCGCCTGGCCGCCCTGGCCGAGCGCCTGCGGGAAAAGCTCTACGTGGTGATGCGCGTCTATTTTGAAAAACCACGCACCACCGTGGGCTGGAAGGGCCTGATCATGGACCCGCACCTGGACGGCACGGACGATATCCCCGAGGGCCTCCGCCGCGCCCGGCACTTCCTCCGCAGCGTGATCGACCTCGGCCTGCCGACCGCCACGGAGCTGCTCGACCCCATCACGCCGCAATACATCGCGGACCTCGTCTCGTGGTCGGCCATCGGCGCGCGCACCGCGGAGAGCCAGACGCACCGGCAGATGGCGTCCGGGCTCTCGATGCCGGTCGGCTTCAAGAACACGACTTCCGGCGACCTGGTCGCGGCGATCAATGCGGTGAAGGCCGCCTCCCGCCCGCAGACCTTCCTCGGCGTCTCCGAGGAAGGCATCGCCTCCTCCGTCACCACCACGGGGAATCCCGACTGCCACGTCATCCTGCGCGGTGGCGACCATGGGCCGAACTACGATGCCGCCAGTATCGCCGCCGCCCGCACCGCGCTGGAGTCCGCCAAGCTGCCGCCCGGCCTGGTGATCGATGCCTCGCACGCCAACTGCGGGAAGGACTGCGAGAAGATGCCGGATGTCTTCCGCGAAATCGTCCGCCAGCGCGCCGGCGGCGACCGCGCGATCATCGGCGCGATGCTCGAGAGCAATCTCGTGGCCGGCAGCCAAACCTTTCCCAAGCCGCTCGACCAGCTCATCCGCGGCCAGTCCATCACCGACTCCTGCATCGACTGGGAGACCACGGAAGCGCTGCTGCACGAGGCGGCGGGGATGCTGTAGCCGATGACCGGGCTAGAGCGTTTCACGAAAAAAGACGCAGCCGCTGGTTCAAGGCCGCAAGAATCTGCCTCCGAAGAGGTCGGGGCTTTGTTGCCACCGCGAAAGGACGGTAAAAGACGCGAAATCTAAAGGCAGGAAGAAAATCCCACTCTAACAAATTTCGCGGGATTTCGCGTTTTTCGCGGTTCGATCTTCTTTTCTCTGAAGCCTAGAGGACGGCTACAGCATCAAGGTAAAATGCTCTACTCGCGTTTTCCCAAGTCCTTTTCCCGATCACGGATCCGGACCGGATTTTGTCGGGAATCCAGAACCGCAGCAACATAAGCGGTATCGCCGCTTACCCCATAATAAATCCAATAGGGAAAGCGTTTGGATGAGAATCGGAAGTAGTCACCGCGCTTGCGGTGAATCCCGGCAAAAATC
Protein-coding regions in this window:
- a CDS encoding 3-deoxy-7-phosphoheptulonate synthase; translation: MSSRVTDLHVARNVPLPSPARLQAEIPRGDSRANFVAQSRVTLRTLLSGNDPRFLVIVGPCSIHDTEAGLEYAHRLAALAERLREKLYVVMRVYFEKPRTTVGWKGLIMDPHLDGTDDIPEGLRRARHFLRSVIDLGLPTATELLDPITPQYIADLVSWSAIGARTAESQTHRQMASGLSMPVGFKNTTSGDLVAAINAVKAASRPQTFLGVSEEGIASSVTTTGNPDCHVILRGGDHGPNYDAASIAAARTALESAKLPPGLVIDASHANCGKDCEKMPDVFREIVRQRAGGDRAIIGAMLESNLVAGSQTFPKPLDQLIRGQSITDSCIDWETTEALLHEAAGML
- a CDS encoding type II toxin-antitoxin system RelE/ParE family toxin → MRVRVLPSALRDLDIGYEFYERQELGAGDYFIDSISSDIGSLRIFAGIHRKRGDYFRFSSKRFPYWIYYGVSGDTAYVAAVLDSRQNPVRIRDREKDLGKRE